cgccgccgccgtggccgggaGCGGAGCCCGCGGCGTAACCCTAACGCCGCCACGCGCGGCCATCCATGGCCTCCTGCGACGACGACTTCGGCCTCCTCGGTGACGACGCCCACCAGCCGGCAGCTCCCCCGCCCCAGGCCCCCACCACCGCCCagcagcccgcgccgccgccgcagcctgccCAGGCCTTCTGCTTCGCggacgcggccgtggcgccgggcgccggcgccggcgccggctccttcgCGCAGGTCCCGGAGGAGAGCAACCACCACGCCGAGCGCGGCAAGGCCGCGCACCACGCCAAGCGGACCAGGGAGCGCGCCGACGAGTTCAGCAGCGATGGGGGCGAGTACTGCTCCTACATCaacagcggcggcagcggcggcggggggaagAAGGGCCGCGGCGGAGGGAGCTCGGGCGCGTCGGACTACCGTAAGGATCGGGAGGAGTGGACGGACGGCGCCATCAGCAGCCTCCTCGACGCCTACACGGACCGATTCGAGCAGCTCAACCGGGGGAACCTGCGGGGTCGGGACTGGGAGGACGTGGCCGGCGCCGTGACCGACGGGCAGGGCAAGACTACCGGGGGCAAGAGCGTGGAGCAATGTAAGAACAAGATCGACAACCTTAAGAAGCGCTACAAGGTGGAGTGCCAGCGGCTCGccagctccagcggcggcgctgtCAGCCACTGGCCCTGGTTCAAAAAGATGGAGCAGATCGTCGGAAACTCTGCGTCTCCTGCCTCCTCCAAGCCGCTTGCCACAGCCGAGGATGAAAAACCgagtcagcagcagcagcagcagcatggcagcaaaaggtggtccattttcacatctttgtTTGATTAATTTGGAGATCCACTGGTCTCGGCTAATGTTTATCACTGTAGGTATCCTCTTTCCAGCGCTGGCCCTATTACGGTGGTTGGTAGCTCCAGAGCGAACCCTCTTTCAAATCCAAGATGGAAGAGGGTGCTTCTGAAGATTGGGGGCACTGCCTTGGCAGGACCAGCTCCTCAAAACGTTGACCCCAAGGTAGTATAAATTAGCTGCTGGTACTACATCTGGTTTGATGCTGTCCTGAATCCTGATTGTTTCATACTAAAACTTGTCATCTTGTCAGATCATTATGCTGATTGCTAGAGAAGTTCAAGTGGCATGTCATCATGGTGTGGAGGTAAATAGAGAGCATCCATACGAGAGGTTTGTTTTTCTGATATGAGGCAACACTTGTCAATATTGCCTTCAATCCTATCAGGTGGCAATTGTGGTAGGAGGACGGAATATATTCTGCGGTGACAATTGGGTAGCTGCAACTGGCACCGATCGAGCTTCAACATACCCAATCGGGTAATTTTCTGCCAttattatttcctttttttatctTTGTCCTTCTCCTTCTGCTTTTACATTTTATCCTagtgaggatgatgatgagctaAGCAGCACACATATCCTTGTCATCAGGATACGGATACAATGCGATGTTTTTTTCCAATTCACCACCACATatgtttttgtatttttttaaaaaataaatagatgATAAAGCATATTTTTATTCTCAACAATAAAACATGAACTGTTCACTGCATGCAGATAGCAATCTGCTTAAATTAGATTGCATAACATAGCAGTCTCAAAGTTATAAAGTACTAACAGTAGTGTTTgacaaaaacaaaatagctaaTAAAGTGGGAACAGTGAATGATAGGACTATGGGAGGGGATGGGGAAAGGGAACGAATGGTCACCGTGTGTTGCTGGCagctgctgccttcttgagctTGTCGGGCAGATCTACTCACAGGCAGCGGGCGGACGGGTGCACGGTCGGGCAAGCAGTGGTTTGAACTTCTGGGAGTCGTTGATGTGCATCACCTAGTGTTCCAGGGGTCATACTTAATGGGCCAATCTGTGTCACTGGGATGTATCCTAACGGGCCAATACGTATTGGCCTACGTATCTAttattcatttatttattttaaaatcgGATACTTGGTGGATACGTATTTGTCATATATCCATATATGATATGTATCTGATACTTGATACGCTACCTGATCCACTTATCCGTGCAACATAGATGATGGGCATGCAACAAAAGTATTTGGATGGGTTCTAGTCTCCTAGAGAAAGATTAAAGGAAGTCGTCATTTTACTTTGTAATGTAAGTATAGGACTATAGGACTATTCCAGTGGACAGATTGATCGACCTACTGGTTGGATCTGCTTATTAATTAGAATCTGTTAGAAGTTTGTTTATGCTTATTTTTTGTGTATTATGCTAAATAGGCATTTATATTGGTAAGTGGCAGTTGAAGTCATAGTTTCTTTGAAGCCATATGCACTTAACGTAGAGTCCAAATTTAATGCTTGTGTAGTGAGTCACTGAGTTTTAAGAACCACAAGAGCTTTGTACTATCACTGGTGAACTATGTTGTGTAGTTCAACAGCATTATCCTCTTGAATATCCTTTCAAATTGTTGACAAGTTGCAACAATGAAGACATTTAAGCTCTGATGCTATGAGGTCTTTGGCGGTGCCGTAGTTAAGCTTCAAAGGCTCAAACACTAGGGTAAAGTGGGCTATATGCTGTTGGGTCTGTGATGGAGGCCTGAATGGGGACAAAAATGCTATGTAATGTAGTACTTAAGATTTTTGAGTTGTAAAGTCAAGTTGAGTAGCCGGTAAACCAATTTGTCAACTTAGATGACTAGTCATGACTAGGCAAGGCCGTTAAGCCAGGATAGCATGCCAGCAAGGGGATACGATACTCACTAGTGCACGGTACTGCTGAGCATGAGCATTTGAACTTCTAAATCGGTAACTTGTCTGCCTGTGTGGTTTCAGTAGGCAGACATACCTTCTGCTCTTAATAATTGAATAATGACAAATGGAGCTCAGTGTTCGTAGTCTTCTTTTGTACATCTTTAGCTACAAAAATCCCATCTATTCATCTTGCATTATGCTGTTACTTTTTCTAGCTTTCCTTCTATACTAGTCAAGGGCTTCTTGTGAACTGCTACTTCAGTGACGCGTATATACTTACGCCTGTCTGTTTTAATTGTCAGAATGATGGCATCAGTGATGAATTCGGTACTTCTTCAAGCATCGCTAGAAAAAATAGGTGTGGAGACACGAGTCCAGACCGCACTGATGATTCAAGAAGTCGCAGAACCATATGTTAGACGGCGGGCCATACGCCACCTTGAAAAAGGGAGGGTCGTTATCTTTGGTGGGATTGGTGCTGGCATAGGGAATCCACTTTTCACAACAGATACAGCTGCTGCCTTAAGAGCTTCTGAAAGTATGTTTTTAGTCATTATTATGATTTGTTCATTGGACTTGCGCATTCAGCTTCCCATTCTCAAGTGCTTTAATTTTGTTTCTATGAAACCTTCAGCTGATATGGAGAGGAAGTCTGACTAGATGTACTTGTCAATCAGTCAGTGCAGATGTTGTCCTTAAAGGTATTGTTGGTGATGAGGAATATGGTTGCCCTCCTAGGAGCAATAATAATGCACCATTTGAGCACATCTCCTTCAGGGAGTTCGCGGCAAGAGGGTTCAGCAGAATGGACATGACAGCAGTAACGTGTTGCGAGGAGAACAACATTCCTGGTTAGTACATCTTATCGACTAATCATTTATAGAGTTGTTTTGCTGCTGTATTAGCAATTTAGGTAAAATGACATTTGTGTTGTACATTTCCTGCAGTTGTCATCTTTAACATGTTAGAGCCTGGTAACATCTCCAGAGCGATTTGTGGAGATCAAATAGGCACCTTAGTTGACCAGTCTGGAAGGATCACTTAAAATTATGATGATTCTCTGTAGCAGAGCTTCAGGACATGTCAATACTATGGGGGACATCATGCATTCTTTGCTTGCATGGAATTTTCTGGATAGGAGAGGTGAAGCATGTTCATCAGACGGAAGCCTGCACACTTACATGCCCTGGGATGCTTGTGTATTATGTGTTGTGGTAGCAATTGTCCACATCGAAAAGAATATTTATCTTGTAATATCTGTTTGTAATGTGGTATGTAGATTAGTCGGAAGGGCTTATGTAAAGTGGTTCACGGGTACCCAGATCAGAATGTAgtgttgtaagttgtaactctATTGTTTGAGTTGTAGTGTTTGAGATATCACCTCTCACACGATAAACATGCCTGTGGCCTTCCAGAAATCAATCCTTTTTTTACTGTTCAATGATGAGAAATTATATGCTACAGTCCTAGACTTTGTCGATACTTGTTTTACTTCTTTCATGCCTGATGATACTGAGAGCTGGATAGCGTCGGACTTTAATGAAGAGCTCTTCTAGTGTTTGAATACCAATCTGGTTTTCTGAATGACATGAATTAGAATAACCAACATGACTTGACTGTCTCTTCACCCACCTCGTCAGCTTCTAAGTTAGCCCTGCATATCATCCATTGTTTCTCTAGATGGAAAAGGAAACTGCTACAACAATGATTTCAGATGTTCTTTTCTGCAGATAAACATCTGGCGCGTGGTCTATCTTCATCAAAGAACAAGACAAAACAAGGATAGAATGAAGAAAAGCAAGGGCAGTGTGGATATTTAGATATTTCCTTGCCGCTTTCAGGATCCATACAAGAATAATCCTTTTCCTTATCTGTGCCATTGCTTTCTTGACTCAGGTACAACTATTAATTCGATTACTGTATCGATTTTCCATGGGAACTGCTCAAACTACACGAACGTTAGATATTTCAGAATCTGGTGTGAAGCAGACGGTTTGCACTTGCGCCAAACAAGATGTCTGACACTTCATTGCCAGGATCTCATCTTATGAAACTTCCTGTGCTACAGGTAAAACATTGGGTGCACTCAGAGCAGGGAGGCTTATGGAATCTAGCAGATAAGAAGAACGTCAGCGGTAGCATAGATATTTAAGATATTTCCTTGCCATTTGCAAGGCCCTTAAAAGGTCAGCAAGTCATTTTGCTCGTCCATGCCTCTGCTTTCTTGACTGTTTGAAGGTACAATATTTACACAATGTTCACAGCAAATTTTTGCCATTGAAACTGTTCTAATTACATAAACATTTGGTATTTTCTGAATCAGAGATGTAACATGGGGCACAGGCGGTTTGCACAATCGCACCAGCACCTTACAAGATGCTAACACACTCACTAGTCACTACAATCTCATCCTCTGAAGCTTATATATATAACAAATTTACAATGTTCTTGTTGTCACTTGTCTCACAAATGCAAAACTTGGAGGTTCTTTGGGGGCCTGACTCCTGAAAGCACCGGACGCAGACATAGCAGTAGATGATTTGGTAGCTGTGAACTACATCATCGGCCAGAACTGCATGTAGTTCAGCCAAGCCGGTGCTTTCCCTGACGCCACCGTGCTGACCCCGCTTACTCCATcagaggacgacgacgaagcAGCCTGGCCGGCAGCTGAAGATTTTGGGCATAGGAAGAAGCTCCTGGAGCCCAGTTCCATGACCTTCTCCTT
This portion of the Setaria viridis chromosome 7, Setaria_viridis_v4.0, whole genome shotgun sequence genome encodes:
- the LOC117863184 gene encoding uncharacterized protein isoform X3 is translated as MASCDDDFGLLGDDAHQPAAPPPQAPTTAQQPAPPPQPAQAFCFADAAVAPGAGAGAGSFAQVPEESNHHAERGKAAHHAKRTRERADEFSSDGGEYCSYINSGGSGGGGKKGRGGGSSGASDYRKDREEWTDGAISSLLDAYTDRFEQLNRGNLRGRDWEDVAGAVTDGQGKTTGGKSVEQCKNKIDNLKKRYKVECQRLASSSGGAVSHWPWFKKMEQIVGNSASPASSKPLATAEDEKPSQQQQQQHGSKRYPLSSAGPITVVGSSRANPLSNPRWKRVLLKIGGTALAGPAPQNVDPKIIMLIAREVQVACHHGVEVAIVVGGRNIFCGDNWVAATGTDRASTYPIGMMASVMNSVLLQASLEKIGVETRVQTALMIQEVAEPYVRRRAIRHLEKGRVVIFGGIGAGIGNPLFTTDTAAALRASEISADVVLKGIVGDEEYGCPPRSNNNAPFEHISFREFAARGFSRMDMTAVTCCEENNIPVVIFNMLEPGNISRAICGDQIGTLVDQSGRIT
- the LOC117863184 gene encoding uncharacterized protein isoform X2; translated protein: MASCDDDFGLLGDDAHQPAAPPPQAPTTAQQPAPPPQPAQAFCFADAAVAPGAGAGAGSFAQVPEESNHHAERGKAAHHAKRTRERADEFSSDGGEYCSYINSGGSGGGGKKGRGGGSSGASDYRKDREEWTDGAISSLLDAYTDRFEQLNRGNLRGRDWEDVAGAVTDGQGKTTGGKSVEQCKNKIDNLKKRYKVECQRLASSSGGAVSHWPWFKKMEQIVGNSASPASSKPLATAEDEKPSQQQQQQHGSKSAGPITVVGSSRANPLSNPRWKRVLLKIGGTALAGPAPQNVDPKIIMLIAREVQVACHHGVEVAIVVGGRNIFCGDNWVAATGTDRASTYPIGMMASVMNSVLLQASLEKIGVETRVQTALMIQEVAEPYVRRRAIRHLEKGRVVIFGGIGAGIGNPLFTTDTAAALRASEISADVVLKGIVGDEEYGCPPRSNNNAPFEHISFREFAARGFSRMDMTAVTCCEENNIPELQDMSILWGTSCILCLHGIFWIGEVKHVHQTEACTLTCPGMLVYYVLW
- the LOC117863184 gene encoding uncharacterized protein isoform X1; protein product: MASCDDDFGLLGDDAHQPAAPPPQAPTTAQQPAPPPQPAQAFCFADAAVAPGAGAGAGSFAQVPEESNHHAERGKAAHHAKRTRERADEFSSDGGEYCSYINSGGSGGGGKKGRGGGSSGASDYRKDREEWTDGAISSLLDAYTDRFEQLNRGNLRGRDWEDVAGAVTDGQGKTTGGKSVEQCKNKIDNLKKRYKVECQRLASSSGGAVSHWPWFKKMEQIVGNSASPASSKPLATAEDEKPSQQQQQQHGSKRYPLSSAGPITVVGSSRANPLSNPRWKRVLLKIGGTALAGPAPQNVDPKIIMLIAREVQVACHHGVEVAIVVGGRNIFCGDNWVAATGTDRASTYPIGMMASVMNSVLLQASLEKIGVETRVQTALMIQEVAEPYVRRRAIRHLEKGRVVIFGGIGAGIGNPLFTTDTAAALRASEISADVVLKGIVGDEEYGCPPRSNNNAPFEHISFREFAARGFSRMDMTAVTCCEENNIPELQDMSILWGTSCILCLHGIFWIGEVKHVHQTEACTLTCPGMLVYYVLW
- the LOC117863184 gene encoding uncharacterized protein isoform X4 gives rise to the protein MASCDDDFGLLGDDAHQPAAPPPQAPTTAQQPAPPPQPAQAFCFADAAVAPGAGAGAGSFAQVPEESNHHAERGKAAHHAKRTRERADEFSSDGGEYCSYINSGGSGGGGKKGRGGGSSGASDYRKDREEWTDGAISSLLDAYTDRFEQLNRGNLRGRDWEDVAGAVTDGQGKTTGGKSVEQCKNKIDNLKKRYKVECQRLASSSGGAVSHWPWFKKMEQIVGNSASPASSKPLATAEDEKPSQQQQQQHGSKRYPLSSAGPITVVGSSRANPLSNPRWKRVLLKIGGTALAGPAPQNVDPKIIMLIAREVQVACHHGVEVAIVVGGRNIFCGDNWVAATGTDRASTYPIGMMASVMNSVLLQASLEKIGVETRVQTALMIQEVAEPYVRRRAIRHLEKGRVVIFGGIGAGIGNPLFTTDTAAALRASETDMERKSD